The following coding sequences lie in one Pseudarthrobacter phenanthrenivorans Sphe3 genomic window:
- a CDS encoding 5-oxoprolinase subunit B/C family protein: MTAPGIRWAGPRALLVELDSLEAVLALHARLVENPAPGQVDVLAAAQTVLAVFDSRANARAARELITRLDAEPARAAATPSAPVQIEVVYDGEDLAEVARLTGMGTDSVVAAHTGQLWTAAFGGFAPGFAYLVGETDALNVPRRGTPRTAVPAGSVALAGNFSAVYPRRSPGGWQLIGHTAARMWDLEREQPALVRPGTRVQYVAVRELVDISSAGGGLSGGRLLEGRQQDGKHHVAPSQHKAAISAGHSLEVLAPGPQALIQDLGRPGLGDLGVSRAGAADTASARQANRLVGNLPTDAVIENVLGGLAVRAKGEVTAALSGAATEAEIRSQDGTRPAPMYAPFPLHDGESLHLGTPESGLRTYLAVRGGIDVPPVLGSRSTDLMSGIGPAPLAAGTVLPIGAVDTARAVGQPEPPTLPKELGSAAAGKPVVLRITTGPRHDWFTPESRQALTGQEWTVTAESNRIGVRLDVGSDGSGAPGKALERARTGELPSEGVVAGSLQVPPSGLPVLFLADHPVTGGYPVIGAVIPEDLPAAAQLPPGTAVRFVDVDPETLQPLAPPPST; this comes from the coding sequence ATGACCGCGCCCGGCATCCGCTGGGCAGGGCCGCGGGCTCTCCTCGTCGAACTGGATTCCCTCGAGGCGGTCCTGGCCCTGCACGCCCGCCTGGTCGAGAACCCGGCCCCGGGGCAGGTTGATGTCCTCGCGGCCGCGCAGACGGTCCTGGCTGTTTTCGATTCCCGGGCCAATGCCCGCGCGGCCCGTGAGCTTATAACCCGCCTCGATGCCGAGCCTGCCCGCGCTGCCGCGACGCCGTCCGCGCCCGTCCAGATCGAGGTGGTGTACGACGGCGAGGACCTCGCCGAGGTCGCCAGGCTCACCGGGATGGGCACCGACAGCGTGGTGGCCGCCCACACGGGCCAGTTGTGGACGGCGGCCTTCGGCGGCTTCGCGCCCGGTTTCGCTTACCTGGTGGGCGAGACTGACGCGCTTAACGTACCCCGGCGGGGCACGCCGCGTACTGCCGTACCGGCCGGCTCGGTAGCCTTGGCCGGCAACTTTTCGGCCGTGTATCCCCGCCGCTCGCCCGGCGGATGGCAACTGATCGGACACACCGCCGCGCGGATGTGGGACCTTGAGCGGGAACAGCCTGCGCTGGTCCGTCCCGGGACCAGGGTCCAGTACGTTGCCGTGCGTGAGCTCGTGGACATCAGCTCCGCAGGCGGAGGGCTGTCCGGCGGCCGGCTCCTGGAAGGCCGGCAGCAGGACGGCAAGCACCACGTGGCCCCCTCGCAGCACAAAGCCGCCATATCCGCGGGGCACTCCCTCGAAGTCCTGGCGCCGGGTCCGCAGGCCCTGATCCAGGACCTTGGGCGTCCCGGCCTGGGCGATCTGGGGGTGTCCCGCGCCGGAGCCGCGGACACGGCGAGCGCCCGGCAGGCCAACCGGCTGGTGGGAAACCTGCCCACAGATGCCGTGATCGAAAACGTCCTCGGCGGCCTGGCCGTCCGGGCGAAGGGCGAAGTGACGGCGGCCCTCAGCGGCGCTGCGACCGAGGCCGAAATCCGCAGCCAGGACGGCACCAGGCCAGCGCCCATGTATGCCCCCTTCCCCCTCCATGACGGCGAAAGCCTGCACCTGGGTACGCCTGAGTCAGGGCTGCGCACCTACCTTGCGGTCCGCGGCGGCATCGATGTTCCCCCCGTCCTCGGAAGCCGCTCCACCGACTTGATGTCCGGGATCGGGCCCGCCCCGCTGGCCGCGGGTACGGTGCTGCCTATCGGCGCTGTAGACACCGCCCGCGCCGTGGGCCAGCCGGAACCGCCAACCCTGCCCAAGGAACTCGGGTCCGCGGCGGCCGGGAAACCTGTAGTCCTGCGCATCACCACCGGCCCCCGCCACGACTGGTTCACCCCGGAATCCCGCCAGGCACTCACCGGGCAGGAGTGGACGGTAACCGCCGAATCCAACCGCATCGGCGTCCGGCTGGACGTCGGCAGTGACGGGTCCGGAGCCCCAGGCAAGGCCCTGGAACGGGCCCGGACCGGCGAACTTCCCAGCGAAGGCGTGGTGGCCGGCTCACTGCAGGTCCCGCCGTCGGGCCTTCCCGTCCTGTTCCTGGCCGACCATCCGGTGACCGGAGGCTATCCGGTGATCGGCGCGGTCATCCCCGAAGACCTTCCTGCCGCCGCGCAGCTTCCCCCCGGCACCGCGGTGCGGTTCGTTGACGTGG
- a CDS encoding LamB/YcsF family protein, translating into MAFIDLNSDVGESFGNWTMGDDAAIFRSVSSANVACGFHAGDPSTIAGTCREAVAAGISIGAHVGYRDLAGFGRRFLDCSPTELADDVLYQLGALEAIARAAGGRIRYVKPHGALYNTIVTHEVQAKAVVDAVMAFGGDLPLLLLPGSVALAAAESAGLRGVAEAFADRAYNPDGTLVSRRERGAVLHDEDVVAANMVRLATEGTIIARDGSTIRTSAESICLHGDTDGAVSMAAAVRRELEAAGVGIRSFA; encoded by the coding sequence ATGGCCTTCATTGACCTCAACAGCGACGTCGGCGAATCCTTCGGCAACTGGACCATGGGCGACGATGCGGCGATCTTCCGCTCCGTCTCAAGTGCGAACGTTGCCTGTGGTTTCCATGCCGGGGACCCCTCCACGATCGCCGGGACCTGCCGTGAAGCCGTCGCGGCAGGGATCAGCATCGGCGCCCACGTTGGCTACCGGGACCTCGCAGGGTTTGGCCGGCGGTTCCTGGACTGCTCCCCCACCGAACTGGCAGACGACGTCCTTTACCAGCTGGGCGCCCTCGAGGCGATCGCCCGGGCAGCCGGCGGCCGGATCCGCTACGTCAAGCCGCACGGCGCGCTGTACAACACCATCGTGACCCATGAGGTGCAGGCCAAGGCCGTGGTTGACGCGGTCATGGCCTTCGGCGGGGACCTGCCGCTCCTGCTGCTGCCGGGCTCTGTGGCGCTGGCGGCCGCCGAGTCAGCCGGGCTGCGCGGAGTGGCCGAGGCCTTCGCAGACCGCGCCTACAATCCTGACGGGACCCTCGTATCCCGCCGGGAACGCGGTGCCGTGCTCCATGACGAGGATGTGGTGGCGGCCAACATGGTCCGTCTGGCCACCGAGGGCACCATCATCGCCCGGGACGGCTCCACCATCCGGACTTCCGCGGAAAGCATCTGCCTTCACGGGGACACGGACGGCGCCGTTTCCATGGCTGCAGCCGTGCGCCGGGAACTGGAAGCGGCGGGCGTGGGCATCCGGAGCTTTGCATGA